In one Acipenser ruthenus chromosome 10, fAciRut3.2 maternal haplotype, whole genome shotgun sequence genomic region, the following are encoded:
- the LOC117402909 gene encoding eIF5-mimic protein 2-A isoform X1, with protein MNNQKQQKPTLTGQRFKTRKRDEKERFDPTQFQESIVQGLNQTGTDLEAVAKFLDASGGKLDYRRYAETLFDILVAGGMLAPGGTLSDDLTRTEFCVFTASEDLETMQAYAQVFNKLIRRYKYLEKGFEEEIKKLLLFLKGFTESERNKLAMLTGILLGNGTLSASIVISLYNENLVKEGVSAAFAVKLFKAWINEKDIGSVASSLRKVGMDNRLMELFPANKRSCEHFSKYFTDAGLKELSDFARNQQSIGARKELQKELQEQMSRGEPFKDIILYVKEEMKKTNISEQTMIGIVWTSVMSAVEWNKKEELVTEQAMKHLKQYSPLLKAFSSQGLSELTLLVKIQDYCYDNIHFMKTFQKIVVLLYKADVLSEEAILKWYTDAHIAKGKSVFLEQMKKFVEWLKNAEEESDESDTEEGD; from the exons ATGAATAATCAAAAGCAGCAAAAGCCAACGCTAACAGGCCAGCGTTTTAAAACTAGGAAAAGAG ATGAAAAGGAGAGGTTTGACCCTACTCAGTTTCAGGAAAGTATTGTTCAAGGTCTGAATCAAACTGGCACCGACTTGGAAGCAGTAGCTAAATTTCTTGATGCCTCTGGCGGAAAACTTGACTATCGTCGCTATGCAGAGACCCTGTTTGACATCCTGGTGGCTGGCGGAATGCTgg CCCCAGGTGGTACTTTGTCCGATGACCTGACTCGTACAGAGTTCTGTGTTTTCACAGCATCAGAAGACCTCGAGACCATGCAAGCATACGCTCAG GTTTTTAATAAGCTAATCAGGCGCTACAAGTACCTGGAGAAAGGGTTTGAAGAGGAAATCAAGAAG ttgctgctgtttttaaagGGTTTCACAGAATCTGAGCGCAACAAGCTGGCCATGCTGACTGGCATTTTACTGGGGAATGGGACCTTGTCTGCCTCAATTGTGATCAGTCTCTACAATGAGAACCTGGTCAAGGAAG GTGTCTCTGCAGCATTTGCTGTAAAACTGTTCAAAGCCTGGATTAATGAGAAGGACATTGGTTCCGTGGCTAGCAGTCTGAGGAAGGTTGGCATGGATAACCGACTAATG GAACTGTTTCCTGCCAATAAGAGGAGCTGTGAACACTTCTCTAAATATTTCACCGATGCCGGACTAAAGGAGCTGTCTGACTTTGCCCGGAACCAGCAGTCGATCGGCGCTCGCAAGGAGCTGCAGAAAGAGCTTCAGGAACAGATGTCACGTGGAGAGCCGTTCAAAGAT ATTATCTTGTATGTCAAAGAGGAGATGAAGAAAACCAACATTTCCGAGCAGACCATGATCGGCATTGTGTGGACAAGCGTGATGAGTGCTGTGGAGTGGAATAAAAAGGAAGAGCTGGTAACTGAACAAGCCATGAAACACTTGAAG CAATACAGCCCTCTCCTCAAAGCCTTCTCTTCCCAAGGCCTCTCAGAGCTCACTCTGCTGGTCAAGATTCAAGACTATTGTTATGACAACATTCATTTCATGAAGACCTTTCAGAAAATCGTTGTGCTTCTTTACAAAG CTGACGTATTGAGTGAAGAAGCTATTCTGAAGTGGTACACGGATGCCCACATTGCTAAAGGAAAAAGCGTTTTCCTAGAGCAAATGAAGAAATTTGTTGAGTGGCTCAAAAATGCAGAAGAAG aatCGGACGAGTCAGATACTGAAGAAGGCGATTAA
- the LOC117402909 gene encoding eIF5-mimic protein 2-A isoform X2 — MPLAENLTIVAMQRPCLTSWWLAECWPQVFNKLIRRYKYLEKGFEEEIKKLLLFLKGFTESERNKLAMLTGILLGNGTLSASIVISLYNENLVKEGVSAAFAVKLFKAWINEKDIGSVASSLRKVGMDNRLMELFPANKRSCEHFSKYFTDAGLKELSDFARNQQSIGARKELQKELQEQMSRGEPFKDIILYVKEEMKKTNISEQTMIGIVWTSVMSAVEWNKKEELVTEQAMKHLKQYSPLLKAFSSQGLSELTLLVKIQDYCYDNIHFMKTFQKIVVLLYKADVLSEEAILKWYTDAHIAKGKSVFLEQMKKFVEWLKNAEEESDESDTEEGD; from the exons ATGCCTCTGGCGGAAAACTTGACTATCGTCGCTATGCAGAGACCCTGTTTGACATCCTGGTGGCTGGCGGAATGCTgg CCCCAG GTTTTTAATAAGCTAATCAGGCGCTACAAGTACCTGGAGAAAGGGTTTGAAGAGGAAATCAAGAAG ttgctgctgtttttaaagGGTTTCACAGAATCTGAGCGCAACAAGCTGGCCATGCTGACTGGCATTTTACTGGGGAATGGGACCTTGTCTGCCTCAATTGTGATCAGTCTCTACAATGAGAACCTGGTCAAGGAAG GTGTCTCTGCAGCATTTGCTGTAAAACTGTTCAAAGCCTGGATTAATGAGAAGGACATTGGTTCCGTGGCTAGCAGTCTGAGGAAGGTTGGCATGGATAACCGACTAATG GAACTGTTTCCTGCCAATAAGAGGAGCTGTGAACACTTCTCTAAATATTTCACCGATGCCGGACTAAAGGAGCTGTCTGACTTTGCCCGGAACCAGCAGTCGATCGGCGCTCGCAAGGAGCTGCAGAAAGAGCTTCAGGAACAGATGTCACGTGGAGAGCCGTTCAAAGAT ATTATCTTGTATGTCAAAGAGGAGATGAAGAAAACCAACATTTCCGAGCAGACCATGATCGGCATTGTGTGGACAAGCGTGATGAGTGCTGTGGAGTGGAATAAAAAGGAAGAGCTGGTAACTGAACAAGCCATGAAACACTTGAAG CAATACAGCCCTCTCCTCAAAGCCTTCTCTTCCCAAGGCCTCTCAGAGCTCACTCTGCTGGTCAAGATTCAAGACTATTGTTATGACAACATTCATTTCATGAAGACCTTTCAGAAAATCGTTGTGCTTCTTTACAAAG CTGACGTATTGAGTGAAGAAGCTATTCTGAAGTGGTACACGGATGCCCACATTGCTAAAGGAAAAAGCGTTTTCCTAGAGCAAATGAAGAAATTTGTTGAGTGGCTCAAAAATGCAGAAGAAG aatCGGACGAGTCAGATACTGAAGAAGGCGATTAA